The following is a genomic window from Triplophysa rosa linkage group LG11, Trosa_1v2, whole genome shotgun sequence.
AGATGTGGGACCCTGCTGCTCAGGCCTTCAGGTTGAACAACCCTGGCACCACAGTATTCACAGAGGATTGCAACGTCCTGTTGAAGTTAGTGATGTCTGGAGAGAAGACCAACTCTCTTGGACAGAAGCTGCCACAGAAGGGTGACGTAGAGATGCTCTGCGGTGGACCACCCTGCCAAGGCTTCAGTGGAATGAACCGCTTTAATTCTCGCACGTACTCTAAGTTCAAGAACTCTTTGGTCGTCTCTTATCTGAGGTCAGAGGAACAGGAATATTGTAGTGTTGTATCTGCTAATGCTGTGGCTGAGTAGTTTgttcatacatttaaaaaaaaaaaatttcctGCCTTTGTAGTTATTGTGACTACTACAGACCCAAGTACTTCCTACTGGAGAATGTGAGGAACTTTGTGTCATTCAAGCGCTCCATGGTCCTGAAGCTCACGTTGCGCTGTCTGGTGCGCATGGGATACCAGTGCACATTTGGTGTGCTTCAGGCAAGAACACTTccatgttttgttttacaagAGACATGTAGCGATACCTCTAAAAGCTCTTGATGTACTACTTCAGGCAGGGCAGTATGGGGTGGCCCAGACAAGACGCAGGGCGATCATCCTGGCTGCTGCGCCCGGTGAAAAGCTTCCTCGCTACCCTGAACCACTGCATGTGTTTGCCCCACGGGCATGCTCTCTCAGTGTGGTGGTTGATGAGAAGAAATACTTCAGCAATGTCACCCGGTAAGCCTTAGTAGATTTGATTGGGTGTTGTTTTTAGTGGCTGTGATTGGGTGTTTTTATTCTCTCTGATGTCTGAAAACGTATTTATTACCTGGCTTTTTCCCAGTGGAAACGGTGGTGTTTATCGCACAATCACGGTACGGGACACCATGTCTGACCTTCCAGAAATCCGTAATGGAGCCGCTGCTCTTGAGATCTCGTATAACGGTGAGCCACAGTCCTGGTTCCAGAGACACATTCGTGGCTCACAGTACCAGCCCATCCTCAGGGACCACATTTGTAAGGTCAGTATTTGAGTGCCTTCGCTTGAGCATATCTCTAAAAAAAGAAACCCTCCAATGCATAGTTTTCACAAAGTCTTTGTGATGCTCTAGGACATGAGTGCCTTGGTGGCTGCCCGTATGCGTCACATTCCCCTGGCTCCTGGTTCTGATTGGAGAGATCTGCCTAACATCGAGGTGCGGTTGCAGGATGGCACTTCCACTAAAAAGCTTCGTTACTCCCACTCCGACAAGAAGAATGGGCGCAGTGGCACTGGTGCTCTGAAAGGAGTGTGTTCCTGTGCTGAAGGTATGTTTTATAGAATCATTTACTTATTCTGCATCAACtttgacatttctgtttttgaAACTAACCACTGTGCCATCTCCACAGCAGGAAAACCATGTGACCCTGCAGACAGACAATTTAACACTCTTATTCCCTGGTGTCTGCCTCACACGGGTAATCGCCACAACCACTGGGCGGGCCTGTATGGACGACTGGAATGGGACGGTTTCTTCAGCACTACAGTTACCAATCCCGAGCCTATGGGAAAACAGGTATTCGCACACCCGaatatttacattatgcactAACCAGGGGGAAGCATTGGTTCTTTTCTATTTACCAAGTTGtattatattaagccttaacaCCTTTGTTTTGTCAGGGACGTGTGTTGCACCCTGAACAGCACCGTGTGGTGAGTGTCAGGGAATGCGCTCGCTCCCAGGGCTTCCCAGACACGTATCGATTCTTTGGCAACGTTctagacaaacacagacaggTATGGTGCCTAAGCATTCCTTTCTTTACTTGCATTTGGGTTGTAAGCCACCAGTTTGTGCAATACCAGTTTGTTCTTGTATACAGGTTGGGAATGCTGTGCCTCCACCCCTCTCCAAAGCCATTGGACTGGAAATCAAGAAATGTGTCCTTGAGAGGATGAGAGAAAATGCTAcaggtagtttttttttcaactgtCCTTACAGCACATTCAACCTGTGTTTTGACTAAGCTTAATGTCTTGATGTTTTTGTGTCTCAAGAGTCTGTGAAGCAGGAGAAGATGGAGGTTTGTGATTGAAGCCATCTTGTTCCACAAAGCCACAAAATCTAGCGTTTTGCTTGAGCAATGACTTGTTAAATTCATTCTATGATTCATGTGCTGTTTTGGAGCCCAGCCACTTCAGTGGCGTTTTTATGGACAGTCTGTGCAGTGccatttatgtgatgtttatctgtttttaaatgtgatttttaaccATGTCTTTGCAATATCCATTAAGAGGTGTAAATTCTATGTAGTTTTTATATGttgtaatatttcaaataaagctCTTATTAAATGGTTTAACTGCTTTGTAATTGACTTGTAttcttctgtttaattttttttcccTCTAAAGATCTAATAAATAGCCATAAaagaaatgtcttgtttttattggtttattgTGTTGTAGTTTCTGAACGCATGGCATCTGATTTGCAGTTATTCTGATATTTTAAAAGCTTAATCACTGTTTGGATTTTATTTGCTCCACCTGATATTCATACCACTCTGTTAGTCTTTAACAATCTAACGCTTGTGGATTCAAAGTAAAAGGACATTTAGGATAAAGCAAATGGGCTTGGTTGAAATGAGCAAATTGTAAACTGCACATCATGCACACTTGGTAccaacttattttattttagaatgcAGACTGTAATTTGTATATGGTGATTTCAGGGTTTGACCAGACTGCAAAATAACTGCAGGAAGACACTGTACAAatgttacattaaaaataaccTAGAACAGCCTTTGACCTTTACATGACAAAAGTCCTTCTCAGCCAGTTTACAATTTGCtagactttgaacttgaaatATATAGTAACTTTCATTCAATGGCTCAGGGCACAATGCTTTTACACTTTTTGTAATTCATAGCTCGTTACAAGATCTTATGAGATGTTTATTAAACATAATTAGCaattttaatgttgaaatggCAAACTACTGATCCAAAAGCCGATAATGCTTAAAGCTTTAGTGCACATGGGGGCTacaatcattttatattttagatgtcctaaatacatattttcTTGTAATTAAATATCAACAGATATGAAGAAAGATGTTTTAATCAGCACTGCaatatttgtggcaatagccaacaaaacattgtatgggtcaaaattatcaatattttgtttgtgCCAAAAATTATGATATTACGAATCCAttatgatattttgtaaatctaccaaaactttatttttgtgagaatGCAGTAAAGCtgctaacaaaaatggccagaaacacacctacacacttcactcgctgctggcCGCtatttgggaattacccactcaagtttgctATCtgtgtaaagcttagaatttttgctttcAGATACATCTACTTTCCACAGCTTTATTACAGCAGTATCCTATAACTCAATTTCATCAATTGAAAgcttattcagctttcagatgatgtccATTTCAAAAAATGTACCCAGCAAAACAATGaggaacaacaaaaaaaacaagtgtaaatgtacaaatgacaaattaattttttaataatgtgcATTTATTTGGATGACTGCCTTATACAATTGGGAGAACACTTTCAGACCTCCTGGAATGTGTTAAACTCTTAGTTGTTGGAAGGCCTAAAAAAAAAGCATGATTAGATCGGTAAAAACACTTCACATCATTTACAGTTTCTGGAAGACTCACTTGGCCCATTCCACATTAAGAATGAGATGATCGTAGCCAAAGCCGGACACACCAGCGATGGCTCTTGCAGCATCCTCGCGCCGGTGGAAACTGATGAAAGCAAAGCCCTAAAGTgcaggagaaaaacagaaatatccaAAACCCACATTAATGATACAGTTCCTTTTTTATTCTCAAATTGATCGTTCAAATGGATGAGTCAACTCACATCCTCAACTTCTCTATGCGTCACGTGGTCACAAACCTCTAATGTTCACGTTTCACATCTCTCACCTTAGACTGGCCTGTGTTCTTGTCCTTAGCCAGATAGATCCTAGAGATGGAACCGAAAGGTCTGAAAAGTTCCTGCAGATCTGTTTCCCTGGTGTCCTCGGACAGGTTGGTCACACGGATTGTAGCATTATCATCAGCTGCAAGGAAATCATAATAAATGTGTTACCATGTTGCACAGACCAGCGTTTAAAATCTGCCGGTAACTCCAAACACAAACCTCTGCGGTTAGGTTGCATAGACTCTCCTCTGCGCGTACTTCCGTCCCGCAGGCTCGGGGGAACGTACTTCCCGGTCTTGCTCTGGACGGGCTGAGCGGGCTCAGGCTCTAGATGATCAAAGGCAACAATTACTCCCACATTATTACTTTAATGTAAACTAAACCTGTTGAGTGTAGGTCTCTGTTATCACACCTGCTGCTTTGTCTTTGTCTCCTGTTGACAAGCCCAACTGCTCGGCTAGTTCCTTCTGCATAGGTCCAAGCGTATCCTTGTACGGACAGCGGGTGGTCCAGTGATCGCCCTTACAGATACGGCAGGACACGATCTTCTGTCCTTTCAGCTTGTTCATGGGATCCTCATCCTGGTCTTGAGCATTCAAGTCCTGCAAAATAATTGGCGGGGTCACTTTAAACTTCTGATTTGGTACTCGAGGACTGAAATATGGCATCAGTACCCAAACAAAACTGTACAGATAAACAAAGCAAACGTATGTCTTTACCTAAAACACACCAGAGAGATACCACAACTTTTAGTGAAAAGTtgcatttaaagaaagttggCTAACCTCAATTATATATATGAAGTTGCTTTAAATGACCGTTTTAGGTATTAGGAaattaaaaatttaaaaataaaacacagtaaaattCAAATTTTACAATACAATAGTTACACATTTCTATCTTTACTATTGTTACAAATCTTGTGAAATGCTGTATATGAACGTTTTACCTCTTTGTTAGAGATGAAAGTCATGAAGACATCATCGCTCACTGTAGTGGTGGCAACATTAGGCCCTGGTTGGTCAAATTCAGAATTGCCAAATTTCTTCCAATTCTGTTGGGGAAATAACACAATTAGTAACAGGTTTACTGGatgcacatatatatatataaagaactATTAAAAAGAAATGAGCATACCTTCCTCCTGGCAACTGCTTTGGAGGCCTTGCGTGTCTCAATTTTAAAGGTTCTGACAATCTGATCATAGAGGAAAAAGAGGAAATCACCTAAGCACATTCTTCTAAAACGtttcacaaaagaaataaaaaaacactgctcaCCTTAACTTTCTTGCCATCTTCATCAATCTTGTATTCTGTGACGGTCTTAATATTACCTTTGACAGTCTCTTTAGGTGAAGGGAGTGAACCTATTAAAGACATTCATATAtgtaatacatacatacatacatatataaatatgttaCAGATGCAATTACTGTGGGAAGAAACCACAGCTGGACAGGATTGTCATGTCAAGCAGTGACAGGATGTCAAAATATTTCTAAAGCTAGCATCTTTCTTGTAGAAATATTTTGTATAGGTTTTAATAccacattataaataaaatactaatGAATCTGCCCAAGTAGAACAGTAGTATGTGTCGTATGATATAGTTTCGTGGCGttcttacagtatatttttcttGAGGTAACGTTACATCAGAACCTTATCGTCGTCGACACCAACCAAAAACGTGTCTTAAATGGTATATCACGCTAAATattacagaatatttaaaaatatccgCACATTTAAACTGCTACCAATGTAAATGAGACAGCTTCCAAACCGAAAGAAATTGCAATAGTAGCCACAGTAATGTTACAACTGTCTTCAAACAGCTGATGTCTGTAAACACATAACGTTACTGCTGCAATCGTTAATAAGCAATGTGTTGTAAGTCTCCACAAATATATTCGTGTTAATGTGATAATATCGTTTTCTGTAATAATATCTGTAGATATTATGAAATGTTTAAACACGTGGATGTGATCCATAAGCACAGGCTGTGCCGCGGCCTCTTACCTTCATCTCCTTCCTCCTCCACTTGATCGGCCCAGCTGGGCTTTGAGCTGCAAAACACACACGATTAAGTGCATGACCGCTTTTGTTATATACATGACAAAACAGAGATACttatgaaatgagaaaaaagaaCTTACTCGTCGTATTCGATCATGGGCATTTTTACCGGTTGTCTTGCGCCTCCAGAAAACGTTTCCCGGGACTAGTGACGGTGAGCGCGGCATGTACGGGGCCACAGCGCCTCCTATGGGCCCGGAGGACTGCACTGCACACAGAGCTCAGGCTGGACGGATGTGTGTAGTTTTTAGGGTAGGAAACCGCGGAAACTTTGTATTAGTTTTTAGTCATATCGTTTTTAACACAATTGTTGCCTGAAACAAATGACTAAATATTCTGgtaatcatttcttttttaccCTATATGcttattatatacatttttgtaagcGTAACTCTTTAAACTAATCTAAAACACTAGTTTTATTTCGTGTAcattaactgtattttatttgcTTGTTAACAGTGCAACAAAAGTTGTTCTTGCCCTGAATACATGATTCCTGAAAAAGTCAGTTCTCAACAGATTT
Proteins encoded in this region:
- the eif3g gene encoding eukaryotic translation initiation factor 3 subunit G, with the protein product MPMIEYDDSKPSWADQVEEEGDEGSLPSPKETVKGNIKTVTEYKIDEDGKKVKIVRTFKIETRKASKAVARRKNWKKFGNSEFDQPGPNVATTTVSDDVFMTFISNKEDLNAQDQDEDPMNKLKGQKIVSCRICKGDHWTTRCPYKDTLGPMQKELAEQLGLSTGDKDKAAEPEPAQPVQSKTGKYVPPSLRDGSTRRGESMQPNRRADDNATIRVTNLSEDTRETDLQELFRPFGSISRIYLAKDKNTGQSKGFAFISFHRREDAARAIAGVSGFGYDHLILNVEWAKPSNN